The nucleotide window CAAGGCTAGACGCCCAtgctgctattttttttttttttttttgaaataggagCTTCCGCCTAGTGGAGCAAGaagatatttgaattttgagTTTGGCGGAGCAAGCTTCTTGTGCAGAGAACCAAAATTGTTTTTTGTTACCGCTAATGATGGGTTTGCACATCAAAGGAGGTGATGAactcaaataaaaaaagaaaagaaaatttctttGAACTTCCATTAAGGTGACTTAACGcatggtaagtgacgaagccaTTGTATTGGCTTCCCATAGACggtgccaatgttaacgttagaaatGAAGGCTCTatttagctttagagagagagagagagaatgtgacactagatgtatagtggttcggcTCCCGCCTTAGCGAGAGACtatgtccacttgaaagctttaaCTAGTGTATTGGGCCTTGCGACCCAATAGGATTACAAGTCTTGTAATGGGATGTCTATCTAATTGGGTGGAGGTCCATTTTATAGGTAAAGGAaccctctcctttacattttcttcaatgtgggtTGCAAAACCACAAAGTCTTAGAAAGCATGTTGTGAaggtaacttggcaaggccgggaaggttgcTTCCCAGCGAGGActtggccgcttccgactaccacGGGGTAGGTTGTATGTCGGGTTACGGCTTGTATGTCatggttgggccccaccatggcttgtgggcctaCTAAGAGGGTGTTGCTTATGCATGGTGACATAGAGAATGAGCCATGCTAGTGGAGGTATATCTACACTTCTTTCCCAGTGCAACAAtaaaaaatgtgaaagttaaaTTATAGTTTAGCCTTAAGTTTTCTGGAATGCTAACCAGTATGAAGAACTTAAATGAGTTGACATATATTACCTTAGCACTCCATTCTTGGTTCTTGTCCTCCACTATGTCCTTCATGTAATGTATAATCCATAACCTACAGGTTTTACCACCTCGCTGCTCTGGAATGCCCTGACACATATAAAAATATCAACTACCTAGCTAGTACTGTGGAATAATCAATACATGAACTGGAATTCAAATCAAATAACACACTTAACTGaattcaaatcaaataaaaCACTTAgctaaaatcaaatcaaataacaCACTTAGCTGGATCCAAAACACGTACCGCACAATTGTTCCACATAACTGATTTTCTgcctttttttatgtttttgtgcaTTGTATATTTTGATGGAGCTACAAAATCATGATGACAACAACAAACTTTCAGAAaacagatgaaaaaaaaaatttagcgaCCAATAGATAGTTCCAGTAAAAATGTTAGTAAAATAGCAATTTTTACCTCCTACCAACTGAAAATGCAAGTTTAAGTCACTTACTTGTCCACAATAGCTCTCCATTCACTGATGATAAATCGCCTCTTTAATGGATCCATGAACTGCACAACTTTTTCAGTGGGATTCACAACCGTTAACATCTAATGACATCTAACATCAAATTGATCGAATCAGTACCAAAACAAACTAATGTATGCAGCCTATATACTATAGTCTGAGTAGGAAACaatacgtatatatatatatatatataaacataaatATCAAAATGAAGCTTGAATACCCCGAGTTATAGGGCAACAAAAAATCTGACTAGGCTTTCCTTTTGCATAACGAGTTGACATATGACGTGCCCTTTCTGTTGGATTTCCACATGCAAGCACACCGGTGTGAGCAGGGTCTATGAATGCAATCATGTCCAGCATCTTGGAATTCTTCAACAGTTGATAAAGGCAGCTAGTGGAATATAACAGTATTAAGGCAGAATCAGCTCTATTATAACTTCAAATATGAAAGCATAcaatataataaaattaaaagattAAATGTAATTACGAACCTCATATACATGACAATGCTGCTGCTAGATATCTCCTTCATGTTGGTCATGGCATACACATCCCTCATGAAGATAGCTACCTTCCTTGGCTGGCTGAAAATTTCCTCGCCAAAAGTGGTGTGGATGGTGACCCCATTCTTCAAGAATACAAGAATGTATTCGTTCATTTGCACAACATCTTTAGTGGTACGCGCAGGTTGGGTGGCAGGGTGTGAAGGTCATCATTATCATCATGGCATGTTTAGTGTTTCTAAACATCAAATCATTGTGTTGCACTCACATGCATTATTAGGTAAAAGCAAAGGTCAATATGAAATAGGCTAATAAGCAAAAGACATTACTTTTTAATCAACTTCAGGGGGTATAATC belongs to Rosa chinensis cultivar Old Blush chromosome 4, RchiOBHm-V2, whole genome shotgun sequence and includes:
- the LOC121052631 gene encoding uncharacterized protein LOC121052631, with amino-acid sequence MLTVVNPTEKVVQFMDPLKRRFIISEWRAIVDNSIKIYNAQKHKKRQKISYVEQLCEQRGGKTCRLWIIHYMKDIVEDKNQEWSAKVIYVNSFKFFILVSIPENLRLNYNLTFTFFIVALGKKCRYTSTSMAHSLCHHA